In a single window of the Aridibaculum aurantiacum genome:
- a CDS encoding TIGR03885 family FMN-dependent LLM class oxidoreductase: MAIIGYHASHEQFAPSELLRLAVMAEQAGFGAINSSDHFHPWSERQGHSGYSFSWLGASMASTSLPHGVVCAPGQRNHVAIVAQAAATLSEMFPERFWMSVGSGEALNENITGDKWIMKAQRNERLKECVDIMRRLFAGEMVTHYGLVTVQQAKLYSLPKVPPLLIGAAVTDVTARWLGSWADGLITINHPLEQLKKVVEAFREGGGKGKPLYLKAQLSYARNEERALEEAYDQWRTNVLSSEVLDDLWQVKQYDALGEMVTREKVKELVKISSDPQQHIKWIQEYVDLGFEKIILHNVGKNQEEFIKDFGEHVLPKFK, encoded by the coding sequence ATGGCAATTATAGGATATCATGCTTCGCACGAACAGTTTGCACCTTCTGAACTTCTGCGTTTAGCAGTTATGGCTGAGCAGGCTGGTTTCGGTGCTATTAATTCATCCGATCACTTTCATCCGTGGAGCGAAAGGCAGGGACATAGTGGCTATTCATTTTCCTGGTTAGGAGCTTCTATGGCCTCTACTTCTTTGCCGCATGGTGTAGTATGTGCACCGGGGCAGCGTAATCATGTAGCCATTGTAGCACAGGCTGCTGCTACCTTATCCGAAATGTTTCCTGAGCGGTTCTGGATGTCTGTAGGAAGTGGTGAAGCTTTAAATGAAAACATTACCGGTGATAAGTGGATCATGAAAGCGCAGCGAAATGAGCGACTAAAAGAATGCGTAGATATCATGCGCCGATTATTTGCCGGCGAAATGGTAACTCATTATGGGTTGGTAACTGTACAGCAGGCAAAGCTTTATTCATTACCTAAAGTGCCGCCGCTGCTTATAGGTGCTGCTGTAACTGATGTAACAGCCAGGTGGCTTGGTTCGTGGGCGGATGGACTTATCACAATCAATCATCCGCTGGAGCAATTGAAAAAAGTAGTAGAAGCTTTTCGTGAAGGTGGCGGAAAAGGAAAGCCGCTATACCTGAAGGCGCAGCTATCCTATGCCAGGAATGAAGAGCGGGCACTGGAAGAGGCGTATGATCAGTGGCGTACAAATGTTCTTTCGAGCGAAGTGCTGGACGACCTGTGGCAGGTAAAGCAATATGATGCTTTGGGTGAAATGGTAACACGCGAAAAGGTGAAAGAGCTAGTCAAAATATCATCCGATCCACAGCAGCACATCAAGTGGATTCAAGAATATGTTGACCTGGGATTTGAAAAGATCATTCTGCACAACGTAGGCAAAAACCAGGAGGAGTTCATCAAAGATTTTGGTGAACACGTACTGCCAAAATTTAAATAG
- a CDS encoding DUF2721 domain-containing protein: protein MNEPARPVVSLSIRKLDKKSLPAVHLHRKQNHHYTLNSLSQTIAVLSAMISPVVLIMASGSLILTTSQRLSRSIERTRTLSDQMRDMIKESTVQIKPEGELAALFAQLKMATRRARLLQMAMTILYLTLFFFIATCISIGVVILTQTSYTWLPFLLGIVGVALLFLASMILIKESRLAISAVDMEMDQTLQFFRTMLPDLDKEEKLKWWRKLVPFYRERKEVRQNEM from the coding sequence ATGAATGAACCAGCCAGGCCTGTTGTTTCACTTAGCATCAGAAAGTTGGACAAGAAATCATTACCTGCAGTGCACTTACATCGTAAACAAAATCATCACTATACATTGAATTCTTTATCTCAAACTATCGCCGTTCTGTCTGCTATGATCTCACCCGTGGTGCTTATCATGGCAAGTGGTTCGCTCATACTTACCACCTCGCAGCGGCTTAGTCGTTCTATAGAAAGAACCCGCACATTAAGTGATCAAATGCGGGATATGATAAAAGAAAGCACAGTACAAATAAAGCCGGAAGGTGAATTAGCAGCATTGTTTGCGCAGTTGAAAATGGCAACCCGCAGGGCCCGCTTGTTACAAATGGCCATGACCATTCTTTATCTTACCCTGTTCTTCTTTATTGCAACCTGCATTAGTATAGGTGTAGTTATTCTTACCCAAACAAGTTACACGTGGTTGCCTTTCCTGCTGGGTATAGTTGGCGTGGCATTGCTATTCCTTGCTAGCATGATATTAATAAAAGAATCACGGTTGGCTATATCAGCAGTCGATATGGAAATGGATCAAACGCTTCAATTTTTCAGAACAATGCTGCCCGACCTGGATAAAGAAGAGAAACTGAAATGGTGGCGGAAACTGGTGCCGTTTTATAGAGAAAGAAAAGAAGTAAGGCAGAACGAAATGTAA